GTGGGACCGAAATTTCGTTGGAATGCGTTGAAGCTTACAGGGAAGTTAACTGAAAATGTACACCCTGTAAAGTAAGCATTTTGTTCTAAATCCAAGGCGACCGCCCTTCCTTCGTCTGCGCTGTTTCCTCCAAGATACGAAGAGAACACGAGACCACGTCCAGAATAGCTGATTTGTGTTATAAAGGCATCTGTGATTCCACCGAAAACTGGATTTCCTAATCGGTCTTGGAAAGCATCGGATGTGATCGGGAAATTATCGGAAGATGTACAGCCAGTCACCCATGCTGCGCCAAATTCATCAACTGCAATCCCAAATCCTTCTGAAACATCACCTAGAAATGTTGAATAGTTGAGACTGCTCCCCTCAGCATTTAGGCTGGTGACAAAGGCTGAAAAATTTTGTTCACCAATAATGGTTTGAAAAGCGGATTCTGTAATCGGGAAGTCAGAGGATCTTGTCAATCCAGTTACATAAGCATTATTGCCTCCATCAAGGGAGATACCGTTACCAAAATCATCACTATTTCCTCCTAGGAAGGTAGAGTAAACAAGCGAAGTGCCAGTGGTGTTCAATTTGGTGATGAATGCATCGCTAATCAATATCTGTGGGTTTGTGGGGAGTATGGTCTGAAACGCACCGGGAGTTGTAGGGAAATTCGTTGAAAAGGTTGTTCCAGTCACATAAGCTTGATTGTTCTCATCCAAGGCAATCCCACATGCTGTATCTTCTTGTAGCCCACCTAAGTAGGTGGAGTAAACGAGAGCTGTTCCGGTCGCGTTAAGTTTAGTCACAAATCCATCCGACAGTCCTCCGCCGTATACGGTCTGAAAGGCTCCTGTTGTAACTGGGAAATCGGAGGAGCATGTAAACCCGGTGACATATGCATTTCTATTCAGATCCGTTACAATGCCATCACCTGCTGTTTCTTCTCCTCCGGAACCACCTAAGTAAGTGGAATAGAGAAGGGAGCTCCCGTCGGCATTTAATTTGGTAACGAATGCATTGGTTTCGCCTCTTAACATAGATTGAAACGCCCCAGAGGTTATAGGAAAGTTATTGGATGTGGTAAGGCCAGTTATATAGGCGTTCTGGTCCGCATCTAATGCGATGGCATTACCTTGATCGATGGCATCGCCGACAATTAATGTAGAATAGATCAGCGAACTACCAGAAGGATTAAATTTGGTGACGAATACGCTTTCCCCGATATTAATCGTCTGAAAGGCCCCGGACGTTACGGGGAAATTAGTAGATCTTGAAAGGCCAGTCACATAAGAATTTCCAGATGAATCTACAGCAATTCCAGTCCCAATATCTCTACTCGACCCTCCGAGGAAAGTAGAAAAGAAGACAATAGGATCGATGACGAGTAACTTCTCCGGATTATATCCTTCTTCTATCTCGAATCCGATCGTTTGGTCAGGATACAGGTGAAAGGAAGTGGGTAATTCTAAGCGATCTTGTTGATTCCACTGAAAGCTTACGGGCTTTTTTTCATATAGTATTCCGCAACCTGTTTGAACTATCAAATCCCCGTGTTCACTACAAGTTAATCCTTCTCCACCATCATAGATAAATCGAATATCTTTGATTGAAGCGCCGGGATAAACGAAAAGATCATATTTTAATTGTTGTTGGTTTCCAGAAAAGATGAGGTCGATTCCTGGCCATATGTCTTGATAGATCACTTTCTGATAGCGATACCTAGACGGATGATCTTGATCTTGAATCCATCCATTTTTTAGCTCTTGATCCGCTCTTAGTATCATTTTATCACTGGTGTTTAGTAAACGTAGCAAGAGGGGAGACATCCCCTCTTGCAAGGAATTGGGGGTAAACAGAACACCTTCTGGACGGAATGTAAAACGAATTCCCTGACCTTCAGCAATATAACCTGATTTTCTTCCCTGAGTATCCTCTCGATCTAATCCTTTGGGTGAACGATGGATCTTTTTCATTTTGTTTCCTCCAGTCATATGGAACTTAATTGGTTTATCCTATGGAATGTTATGTTGACGAGTTACGGCTTTAGGATGAAATGTTTGTTAGTCATAGGATATGAAACAAAAGCAAGGGATTTTGTTAGATTAGTTGGTAGAAATTTTTCTTAATATATGAATAGATGTAACAAGCCTACCTGCAAGGTAATACAGAGGATTGTACCGACTCCGACGATGATCATATGCTTAAGTAGTTGTCTTTCTTGAGCCCGTACGCCTCCGATAGAGGCACCGAGGACGACACGTGGAGGAGCTGCCATGATCAGATGAGCGGAAGCGGTGTTTTGTGCTGCGGCTATTAAGGTGGAGGGGAGTGTTAATTGTTGAGCAGCTTGTGTTTGCATTTGGATCAACATGGAGTTGGAACCGGTGTTGCTGCCGATAAGAAACCCTCCTAGCCCACCGATTAAAGGAGATAGATAGAGAAAGAAGGAGCCGAAGTTGTTCGCTGCCGCTTGTGCAAGTACTTGGGTCATACCAGCGCTGGACATGGTCTCCGCTATAATAACGAAGAGTAACGTGGAAGCGATAACGGGGTACCAATAGCCCCAAGTTTGAATCACACTTGTACGTATCGTGGCTAATGGAATACGGAAGAGAATAACGGTAAAGAAGGTAGAAAGAATCAGAAAAAATCCTGGGGAGTAGAGTAAAGGGATAGTATAGTTATAGGCTGGTAGAGAGATGACAGCATGAGAAATGAGGAAGTTAGAGACAGCAGGTATAAGGCGTGAGAAGAGCAATAGCCCAACTAGGAATAGGTAAGGGCTGAGTAGTTTCCACTTACTTTCATTGTGATGCATGGGTTCTTCTGTCGAGGAAGCAACTTCGGTGTAAGTTAAGTGAAAAGGAGGCTTCGCGGCAAGAAGGCGAATAATGCCCATTTCAACTGATAAAGCAATCAATGCAGCGAAAACCCCTGCCAACTCAACGCTTACCCAATAAGTAAAGGCCCAAGTGGATATACCTAGGGTAATAGCAACGATAAATATCTCGACTCCATACTTTTTGAGCGCTTGCCATCCATCTGCGATTACTGTCATTATGAGCGCGAAATATACAAAGGTAGGTAGAGTAAGGAGGGCAGTAGCAGTTCCTAACTCCTGAGGTGATAATCCTGCCAATTCTGCTCCAATTACGGTTCCCGCGGCGAGTGATCCCCATGGTACGGCAGTTAAGCTGATTAAGGAGATCAATGTAGCACGGTACGGAGGAAATCCGAGAGCGATCAGGATGGGGCAGATGACGATTGCGGCTAACCCAAATCCACTGGCAGACTCGACTAAAGGAGAGAAGGCGACGGCTAATATTAGTACTTGTCGGGTGGGAACAGATGTTGCTTGTGCAATCATGGCAGTGAAGGAACGGATGATTCCATGGTTTATCATCAGAATAAAGAGAAATATGCCGAAAAGGAGAAAGTATGCAACAGAAGCAGTTGTGAGAGAGCCTTTTATCGTAGTAGTAAAGAGCTCGCTTTGAGTTTTTTGAAAAAAGGAGAATGCTACGATAAATGTAAGAAGACAGCTGATTAGGCCCGCTCGAACAATTGACTGACGAAAGAGAAAGAGTAAAATCAGAATGGTTAGAATGGGTGAAAGTGCAAGTAGAATAGTAGTTATGGTGATCACGCCTTTTTATTGTGATAGATTAGCTAATACAAAGTACAAAGCGTGATTAAGATGAACTTAATTCACACTTAATAGGGTGGTATTATCAGGTATAGTACTATACTTACTAATTAATTGCAATCTTTTCCTTTATTAGCGGAATCGTTTAGCTGGAATTTCATATTGACAAAAGTACTTGACTGCTTTAAAGTATTTGTTATTACCTAAAAGTTGAACTTTGTGAGGAGTAGTTTCTCGGCTTGTGCCGTAGTTTTTTATAAGAACAGAAAAAATTTCTTTCCTTATGGATTTATTCGCTAGATTTTCAACATTGCGAAAAATGATGGGAGAGTACTGCTCATAAGGGGATAAAACGGAATGAAGATAGGCCATGTATAGGCCTTTCTTTCTTTATATTACCGTCTTTTAGGGGACAAAAGATATAGGGGGGGATCTGATGTATTTTCCAAGTATGACCGAAGTGAGGGAATTAGCGAAGCAATATGCTCTTATTCCTGTAGGTAAAAAGCTTTTTGCCGATACGCAAACACCTATTCGTTTATATCAGAGTGTAACAAAGAATC
This sequence is a window from Mechercharimyces sp. CAU 1602. Protein-coding genes within it:
- a CDS encoding L-lactate permease, which translates into the protein MITITTILLALSPILTILILLFLFRQSIVRAGLISCLLTFIVAFSFFQKTQSELFTTTIKGSLTTASVAYFLLFGIFLFILMINHGIIRSFTAMIAQATSVPTRQVLILAVAFSPLVESASGFGLAAIVICPILIALGFPPYRATLISLISLTAVPWGSLAAGTVIGAELAGLSPQELGTATALLTLPTFVYFALIMTVIADGWQALKKYGVEIFIVAITLGISTWAFTYWVSVELAGVFAALIALSVEMGIIRLLAAKPPFHLTYTEVASSTEEPMHHNESKWKLLSPYLFLVGLLLFSRLIPAVSNFLISHAVISLPAYNYTIPLLYSPGFFLILSTFFTVILFRIPLATIRTSVIQTWGYWYPVIASTLLFVIIAETMSSAGMTQVLAQAAANNFGSFFLYLSPLIGGLGGFLIGSNTGSNSMLIQMQTQAAQQLTLPSTLIAAAQNTASAHLIMAAPPRVVLGASIGGVRAQERQLLKHMIIVGVGTILCITLQVGLLHLFIY
- a CDS encoding SBBP repeat-containing protein, which encodes MKKIHRSPKGLDREDTQGRKSGYIAEGQGIRFTFRPEGVLFTPNSLQEGMSPLLLRLLNTSDKMILRADQELKNGWIQDQDHPSRYRYQKVIYQDIWPGIDLIFSGNQQQLKYDLFVYPGASIKDIRFIYDGGEGLTCSEHGDLIVQTGCGILYEKKPVSFQWNQQDRLELPTSFHLYPDQTIGFEIEEGYNPEKLLVIDPIVFFSTFLGGSSRDIGTGIAVDSSGNSYVTGLSRSTNFPVTSGAFQTINIGESVFVTKFNPSGSSLIYSTLIVGDAIDQGNAIALDADQNAYITGLTTSNNFPITSGAFQSMLRGETNAFVTKLNADGSSLLYSTYLGGSGGEETAGDGIVTDLNRNAYVTGFTCSSDFPVTTGAFQTVYGGGLSDGFVTKLNATGTALVYSTYLGGLQEDTACGIALDENNQAYVTGTTFSTNFPTTPGAFQTILPTNPQILISDAFITKLNTTGTSLVYSTFLGGNSDDFGNGISLDGGNNAYVTGLTRSSDFPITESAFQTIIGEQNFSAFVTSLNAEGSSLNYSTFLGDVSEGFGIAVDEFGAAWVTGCTSSDNFPITSDAFQDRLGNPVFGGITDAFITQISYSGRGLVFSSYLGGNSADEGRAVALDLEQNAYFTGCTFSVNFPVSFNAFQRNFGPTGIISEQAFVFKLGSLTVPGPTGPTGARGPRGPRGPRGKSGGEFNS